From the Ruminiclostridium josui JCM 17888 genome, one window contains:
- a CDS encoding U32 family peptidase yields MAKKIELLAPAGTYDAFLAAIENGADAVYLGGKLLNARAFAGNFDEEQLERALDYAHTRDTSIFLTMNTLVLDSEMQEAVEYAAKAYEMGVDAFIVQDVGLAANLKKLIPGITLHASTQMTIYSTEGIKAIEPLGFDRIVLARELNLEEVKSICGQTSLEIEVFVHGALCICVSGQCYMSSMIGGRSGNRGKCAQPCRMPYSIKRDGNDIGSGYLISPKDICYIDHLAELVAGGVTSLKIEGRMKSPEYVASVVGTYRKYLDLIYETKGISDSKKGIHKVSQEDRHKLLQSFNRGGFSKGYLLGKTGPEMMAYEKPKNWGTPLGSVVTQDKSTNSVLIKLENTLGMGDGIEIWSGSKFQESPGGIITKIVKDKKLVRKAHKGDTVWVSVIKGNVGKGSRVYKTSDKEMLEQAAATYSKGSRKSPIKANFTMKYGQVPVLNLQDAYGNTASAAGEQFPQKAVNKPLTKERILEQLKKMGTTPFYIMDINLDIDEDAVIPISELNNIRRSAAEQLEQKRILSFKKELTNFDKSTLNSILYFPGNVQKKNKDKKISAIFYDYPDKMGFGDLDIDRVYLPFTEIMGNEKLQMAEKLRGAGKEVFAYIPAVIRGNYTELFKKNLQKVSAHVDGFLAGSPAVFEIIQEKLGNIVPIVGDFTMNIINSYSLNKLNELGFSGGTLSCELNLSQIIEMDYPQNFDTELVVYGKIPVMTSEYCPVGGSVGKCEPQKCDKLCKSGVYKLSDRKGAEFLVKSDCVDCRSTIFNSNALFAPELSEQISKTGIDYIRLSFVDETEKDIHDICSLYRSLQRQGKITPNMGDVIERIKALGFTRGHLQKGV; encoded by the coding sequence TTGGCGAAAAAAATAGAACTATTGGCACCGGCAGGGACATATGATGCCTTTTTGGCTGCAATAGAAAATGGGGCAGATGCGGTTTACTTAGGTGGGAAACTGCTTAATGCCAGAGCGTTTGCGGGAAATTTTGATGAGGAACAGTTAGAAAGAGCATTGGACTATGCACATACCAGAGATACCAGTATTTTTTTGACTATGAACACTCTGGTTTTGGATTCGGAAATGCAGGAGGCTGTAGAATATGCCGCAAAGGCATACGAAATGGGTGTAGATGCCTTTATAGTACAAGACGTGGGTCTTGCAGCCAATTTAAAAAAACTGATACCCGGAATTACATTACATGCCAGCACCCAGATGACAATTTACAGTACCGAAGGTATAAAGGCCATTGAACCACTGGGGTTTGACAGAATAGTACTGGCCAGAGAGCTGAATTTGGAAGAAGTAAAAAGTATTTGTGGACAAACCTCTCTTGAAATTGAAGTTTTTGTCCATGGTGCTTTGTGTATATGTGTTTCAGGACAATGCTATATGAGCAGTATGATAGGAGGAAGAAGCGGAAACAGGGGGAAATGTGCCCAACCATGCAGAATGCCGTATTCCATCAAGAGAGACGGAAATGACATTGGCAGCGGATATCTTATCAGTCCGAAAGACATCTGCTATATAGACCATTTAGCTGAACTTGTTGCTGGGGGGGTAACCTCATTAAAGATAGAGGGTCGAATGAAAAGTCCTGAATATGTGGCCTCTGTGGTTGGTACCTACAGGAAATATCTTGACTTGATTTATGAGACAAAAGGTATTAGTGACAGCAAAAAGGGTATACATAAAGTATCGCAGGAGGATAGGCACAAACTACTTCAAAGCTTTAATCGGGGAGGGTTCTCTAAAGGTTACCTTTTAGGCAAAACTGGGCCGGAAATGATGGCATATGAAAAGCCCAAAAATTGGGGAACACCTTTAGGAAGTGTGGTTACACAGGACAAAAGTACAAATTCTGTGCTCATAAAGCTTGAAAACACTCTTGGAATGGGTGATGGAATTGAGATATGGTCTGGTAGTAAGTTTCAGGAAAGTCCGGGAGGAATAATAACAAAAATCGTAAAGGATAAGAAATTAGTTAGGAAAGCTCACAAGGGCGATACCGTGTGGGTTTCAGTTATAAAAGGAAATGTGGGAAAAGGAAGCAGGGTTTACAAGACTTCAGATAAGGAAATGCTGGAGCAGGCTGCTGCAACCTATTCAAAGGGAAGCAGAAAATCTCCCATAAAAGCGAACTTCACCATGAAATACGGACAAGTACCTGTGTTAAACTTACAGGACGCTTATGGAAATACTGCTTCGGCAGCAGGAGAACAATTTCCTCAAAAGGCTGTAAATAAACCGCTGACCAAGGAACGAATCCTTGAGCAATTGAAAAAGATGGGCACAACACCTTTTTATATAATGGATATAAACCTTGACATCGATGAGGATGCAGTTATCCCAATAAGTGAGCTTAACAACATAAGAAGAAGTGCAGCTGAACAACTGGAGCAAAAAAGAATATTATCATTTAAAAAAGAATTAACTAACTTTGATAAAAGTACACTTAATTCAATTTTATATTTCCCGGGAAATGTTCAAAAGAAAAATAAAGATAAAAAAATATCTGCAATATTTTATGATTACCCTGACAAAATGGGATTTGGGGACTTGGACATTGACAGAGTATACCTGCCCTTTACGGAAATAATGGGAAATGAAAAGCTGCAAATGGCAGAAAAACTTCGTGGAGCTGGGAAGGAAGTTTTTGCGTATATCCCGGCTGTTATTAGGGGAAATTACACAGAATTATTCAAAAAAAACCTACAAAAGGTTTCTGCCCATGTAGATGGATTTTTGGCGGGAAGCCCTGCTGTTTTTGAAATAATACAGGAAAAGTTGGGTAATATCGTGCCAATTGTCGGTGATTTTACCATGAATATAATAAACAGTTATTCATTGAATAAGTTAAATGAACTGGGATTTAGCGGAGGAACTTTATCCTGTGAATTGAATCTTTCTCAGATAATAGAAATGGATTATCCTCAGAACTTCGATACTGAGCTTGTGGTATACGGAAAAATCCCTGTTATGACCAGTGAATATTGTCCTGTAGGAGGAAGCGTGGGAAAATGTGAACCCCAAAAGTGCGACAAGCTTTGTAAAAGCGGCGTGTATAAGCTTAGTGACAGAAAGGGTGCTGAATTTCTTGTTAAAAGTGATTGTGTTGACTGTCGAAGCACAATATTTAATTCAAATGCGCTTTTTGCCCCTGAGCTTTCAGAGCAGATAAGCAAAACTGGAATTGATTATATAAGGTTAAGCTTTGTTGATGAAACCGAAAAGGACATACACGATATATGTTCCCTATATAGAAGTTTGCAAAGACAAGGTAAAATAACACCAAATATGGGAGATGTAATTGAAAGGATTAAAGCATTAGGATTTACAAGAGGGCATCTGCAAAAAGGAGTATAA
- the dut gene encoding dUTP diphosphatase, which produces MSVEIFIELCREDAVLPKYANPGDAGMDVYAAESVVIAPGETVVVPTGLKLAIPEGYEIQVRPRSGISFKTPLRIPNSPGTIDSGYRDELGIIISNNSDMDVPNNSEAPFTLDEKENRKGTYIIRKGDRIAQIVLQVVPKIEFTIVDSVEDIGSNRGGGFGSTGISK; this is translated from the coding sequence ATGTCAGTTGAGATATTTATAGAATTGTGCAGGGAGGATGCAGTTTTGCCTAAATACGCCAATCCGGGAGATGCCGGAATGGATGTCTACGCGGCGGAGAGTGTTGTAATTGCACCCGGAGAAACAGTTGTTGTACCTACAGGGTTAAAACTGGCAATACCAGAAGGTTATGAAATTCAAGTTAGACCACGCAGTGGAATATCATTTAAAACGCCATTAAGAATCCCCAATTCACCGGGTACTATTGATAGCGGATATCGAGATGAGTTGGGTATTATAATTTCAAACAATTCGGATATGGATGTTCCCAACAACAGTGAAGCACCTTTTACTTTGGATGAAAAAGAAAACCGTAAGGGAACATATATTATAAGAAAAGGTGATAGGATTGCACAGATAGTTTTACAGGTCGTACCTAAAATTGAGTTCACCATTGTTGATTCTGTAGAAGATATAGGCAGTAACAGAGGC
- the zapA gene encoding cell division protein ZapA, translating into MTAKNKVVIRIAGKDYTLVGSEPDEYIHKVGLYIDKKMNEIMLRNSSFSTSLAAVLTAINVGDDYFKSKDKELSLEKEKNELTSEIEKLKSEVAQLREQNEELVAKNTSLQVELAKREAELGEVRNSIGRDNRVIAQKSIAGYDM; encoded by the coding sequence TTGACTGCAAAAAACAAAGTTGTTATACGTATAGCCGGCAAGGATTATACTCTGGTTGGAAGTGAACCTGACGAATACATACACAAGGTTGGGCTTTATATTGATAAGAAGATGAATGAGATAATGCTGCGGAACAGCAGCTTTAGTACGTCTTTGGCTGCGGTGCTTACGGCAATCAATGTAGGTGACGATTATTTCAAATCTAAGGATAAGGAACTTTCCCTTGAAAAAGAGAAGAACGAACTTACCAGTGAGATAGAAAAACTTAAGAGTGAAGTTGCACAACTGAGAGAGCAAAATGAAGAGCTGGTTGCCAAAAATACATCTTTGCAGGTTGAATTGGCAAAGAGAGAGGCTGAACTGGGGGAGGTAAGAAACTCTATCGGAAGGGATAACCGGGTAATCGCTCAGAAAAGCATTGCAGGATATGACATGTAA
- the rsmA gene encoding 16S rRNA (adenine(1518)-N(6)/adenine(1519)-N(6))-dimethyltransferase RsmA: MIKNNTSEIIKKHGLKLTKALGQNFLTDFSVVQRIVDASDMDKDTLAIEIGPGVGSMTRELAARSAGVAAIEIDKRLIPALNDNLSDYSNVSIINEDIMKADIDAIIKKYSELYNAKSVKVVANLPYYITTPIIMRFLEEVTGVDNMVFMVQKEVAERMVSNPGTKDYGALSVAVQFYSNPKIIFDVPPHCFIPQPEVHSTIIRLDILSEPPVEVADKNLYFKIVKAAFGQRRKTLVNALSNSGFFNKSKEQIKHILEEMGLNENIRGEVLTVSQFAQLSNLVMK; this comes from the coding sequence ATGATTAAAAACAATACGTCTGAAATAATAAAAAAACACGGGCTAAAGCTGACAAAAGCCTTGGGACAGAACTTCCTCACTGATTTCAGTGTGGTACAAAGAATAGTTGACGCTTCTGATATGGATAAAGATACACTTGCAATAGAGATAGGGCCTGGTGTGGGAAGTATGACCCGGGAGTTGGCAGCAAGGTCTGCCGGGGTAGCCGCAATAGAAATAGACAAAAGGCTTATTCCTGCATTGAATGACAACTTGAGTGATTATTCAAACGTCAGCATAATCAACGAAGATATAATGAAAGCGGATATTGATGCCATAATAAAGAAGTACAGCGAATTGTACAATGCAAAAAGCGTAAAGGTTGTTGCAAATCTTCCGTATTACATTACCACGCCAATAATTATGCGTTTTCTTGAAGAAGTAACAGGCGTTGATAATATGGTTTTTATGGTACAGAAAGAAGTTGCTGAAAGAATGGTTTCAAATCCTGGTACAAAGGATTATGGGGCTCTTTCGGTAGCAGTCCAGTTTTATTCAAACCCTAAAATAATATTTGATGTTCCTCCCCATTGTTTTATTCCTCAACCGGAGGTACATTCAACAATAATAAGACTGGATATATTAAGTGAGCCTCCGGTAGAAGTTGCTGATAAAAACCTTTATTTTAAAATAGTAAAAGCCGCCTTTGGACAAAGAAGGAAGACTCTTGTGAATGCATTATCCAATTCTGGATTTTTTAATAAAAGCAAAGAACAGATTAAACATATACTTGAAGAAATGGGACTAAATGAAAACATCAGAGGTGAAGTTTTGACAGTTTCGCAGTTTGCACAGCTGTCAAACTTGGTTATGAAATAA
- a CDS encoding peptidase: MKVIFIFLDGVGIGEKDKKANPVYATEQQVLARLIDSARFQADALMGVEGLPQSATGQTTIFTGVNAPKVLNRHLSGQPTISLKKVIYKSNIFSELIKRGYKVTSSNVYRDEYLENMLNVKDRKHRPSVTSVMGMVAGIEFRTVNEFIQENGVYHDITGDILKESGYKVNTVTPKKAAQNLYRLSRNYDFTLYEHFLTDIQGHKADFDEAVKIIDRLDSFFDELIRQMDFEEDVLIVTSDHGNIEDMSVHTHTMNKVPVVVMGKKADNVKTEVHSLTEIMPFVLELFSKNGQ, translated from the coding sequence ATGAAAGTAATTTTTATATTTTTAGATGGGGTGGGAATAGGCGAAAAAGATAAGAAGGCAAATCCTGTGTATGCTACTGAACAACAGGTACTTGCACGACTTATAGATAGTGCCAGATTTCAGGCTGATGCTTTAATGGGTGTTGAAGGTCTTCCTCAAAGTGCTACAGGACAGACCACCATATTTACTGGAGTAAATGCTCCTAAGGTGCTAAACAGACATTTAAGCGGACAACCTACCATTTCTCTTAAAAAGGTTATATATAAATCAAATATATTCAGCGAACTAATAAAGAGGGGCTATAAAGTTACCAGTTCAAATGTTTATAGAGATGAGTATCTGGAAAACATGCTAAATGTTAAAGACAGGAAGCACAGACCTTCGGTAACATCTGTCATGGGCATGGTAGCCGGAATTGAATTTAGGACAGTAAATGAATTCATACAAGAAAACGGAGTATACCATGATATTACAGGAGATATACTAAAGGAGTCCGGATACAAGGTTAATACCGTTACTCCTAAAAAGGCAGCACAGAACCTATACAGGCTTAGCCGAAATTATGATTTTACACTATACGAACATTTTTTAACTGATATACAAGGTCATAAAGCGGATTTTGATGAAGCAGTAAAGATAATAGACAGACTGGACAGCTTTTTTGATGAACTCATAAGACAAATGGACTTTGAAGAGGATGTTCTTATTGTAACAAGCGACCATGGAAATATTGAAGACATGAGTGTTCATACCCATACTATGAACAAGGTACCTGTAGTAGTAATGGGTAAAAAAGCTGATAACGTAAAAACAGAGGTTCATTCATTGACGGAAATAATGCCCTTTGTGCTTGAATTGTTTTCAAAAAATGGACAGTGA
- a CDS encoding 3D domain-containing protein, with the protein MIPIAKNIKRYLSKLKIRSLDVAIICIVVVISVTAGFLVFNGLNRHVVINDNGNTVAIKTMKVTVKEVLEQTGIKVDKADYVSMPFDAKLTKIHENVINIKRAVPVSIKVDGKKLDVKTYKDTVSEVLKDNNISVDSDDKFVGPQLGDKIVSNMNISIVRVEEKTVTETSPIPFKTITKESNRLDKGVKNTVRQGKEGVREKLYKVVYEDGKQTAKQLIKDFISKNPINSIVEVGTVLNYKTSRGETIRFSKVLDMRATSYTASFTDTGKRPGDAGFGITATGARVRRGIIAVDPKVIPLGTRVYVEVPGKAADYGYAVAADTGGAIKGNKIDVYLESGSQVDAWGVKKVKVYILK; encoded by the coding sequence ATGATACCGATTGCGAAGAATATTAAAAGGTATTTATCTAAATTGAAAATCAGATCATTGGATGTTGCAATAATATGTATTGTCGTTGTTATATCCGTTACAGCGGGGTTCCTTGTTTTCAATGGACTCAACAGGCACGTTGTAATCAACGATAATGGAAATACCGTTGCAATAAAAACAATGAAAGTAACAGTGAAAGAGGTATTGGAACAGACAGGCATCAAAGTTGACAAAGCAGATTACGTTAGTATGCCGTTTGACGCGAAGCTTACAAAGATTCATGAGAATGTCATAAATATAAAAAGAGCAGTACCTGTTTCAATTAAGGTTGATGGAAAAAAGTTAGACGTAAAGACATATAAGGATACGGTTAGTGAAGTATTAAAGGATAATAATATCAGTGTAGATTCGGATGACAAGTTTGTAGGGCCTCAATTAGGAGACAAAATCGTATCAAATATGAATATTTCTATTGTCCGTGTAGAGGAGAAAACAGTCACGGAGACATCACCTATTCCATTTAAAACCATTACAAAAGAGAGCAACCGATTAGATAAAGGTGTAAAAAATACAGTTAGACAAGGAAAAGAAGGCGTCAGAGAAAAGTTATACAAGGTAGTTTATGAGGATGGAAAGCAGACCGCTAAACAACTTATAAAGGATTTTATATCTAAAAATCCTATAAATTCTATTGTTGAAGTCGGTACGGTTTTAAACTACAAAACATCTAGAGGTGAAACAATAAGATTTTCAAAGGTTTTGGATATGAGGGCAACCTCGTATACAGCCTCTTTTACAGACACAGGTAAAAGACCCGGAGACGCCGGGTTTGGTATTACAGCTACAGGCGCGAGAGTAAGAAGGGGTATAATAGCAGTAGACCCCAAAGTAATACCCTTGGGAACAAGAGTATATGTAGAGGTTCCCGGGAAGGCAGCCGATTATGGATATGCGGTTGCGGCAGATACAGGAGGAGCAATAAAAGGCAACAAAATTGATGTTTATCTTGAATCAGGCAGTCAAGTTGATGCCTGGGGTGTAAAGAAAGTAAAAGTTTATATACTTAAATAG
- a CDS encoding bacteriohemerythrin translates to MAIKWRDSLAIGIPEIDEQHKKLFEAIDKLFTACMQGKGKEEVVNTIKFLEDYTIVHFTDEQGLHRKYNYPERDAHRKIHDDFLKNFEKLKEQFDKEGASPLFMSTINKQVVDWLIQHIGKADKAFATFVNG, encoded by the coding sequence ATGGCTATAAAGTGGAGAGACAGTCTTGCTATAGGGATACCTGAAATAGATGAACAGCACAAAAAACTTTTTGAAGCTATTGATAAGCTTTTTACAGCTTGTATGCAGGGAAAGGGAAAAGAAGAAGTTGTCAATACCATTAAGTTTCTTGAGGACTATACAATAGTTCACTTTACTGATGAGCAGGGATTGCATAGAAAGTACAACTATCCTGAAAGAGATGCCCACAGAAAAATACATGATGATTTTCTTAAGAATTTTGAAAAACTAAAGGAGCAGTTTGATAAAGAAGGTGCTAGTCCACTTTTTATGTCCACAATTAACAAACAAGTTGTTGACTGGCTGATTCAACATATTGGTAAAGCAGATAAGGCCTTCGCAACATTTGTGAATGGCTAA